The following proteins come from a genomic window of Phnomibacter ginsenosidimutans:
- a CDS encoding DUF4270 family protein, with protein MSIVNKSCGILLAVLLAACNKEVDYINSIDPIGNTNIVELDSLTAIGDVYVPDSLSTSAGLSYFKMGYLQDTVYGNVLCEPVFRMTVPAELPELTNNSIFDSVALIIKPDRSHAGDTSVPIQLAVYRLAEDMQATNSVFYAHHRFATDAQPLGTSSFCTCHIEKTMTLCG; from the coding sequence GTGTCAATTGTCAACAAATCATGCGGTATACTGCTAGCGGTACTGCTGGCAGCCTGCAACAAAGAAGTCGATTACATCAACAGCATAGATCCGATTGGAAATACCAACATTGTAGAGCTGGATTCGCTTACCGCCATTGGCGATGTGTATGTGCCCGATTCATTGTCTACATCTGCTGGCCTTAGCTATTTCAAAATGGGCTATCTGCAGGATACCGTGTATGGAAATGTATTGTGCGAACCTGTGTTCAGAATGACCGTTCCTGCTGAACTGCCTGAGCTAACCAACAACAGTATTTTCGATTCGGTTGCACTCATCATCAAACCCGACCGGTCGCATGCAGGCGACACCAGTGTGCCCATACAACTTGCTGTGTACAGGCTTGCAGAAGACATGCAGGCTACCAACAGTGTTTTTTACGCACACCATCGTTTTGCTACAGATGCACAGCCTTTGGGCACCAGTTCTTTTTGTACATGCCATATCGAAAAGACAATGACTCTGTGCGGATAG
- a CDS encoding Kelch repeat-containing protein has product MKFGIWKWSLLILISAAAMSACTKDTSEDDELVGNWKKISDFEGVARGEAISTVLNDKVYAGLGFDGTNRLTDFWVYDADLDFWKRKADFPGTPRNSAVSFAANNKVYVGLGYDGVNRLKDFWEYNPDTDSWKQVADFGGSARYGARAFAIADKGYVVAGFDGNNLKDFWMYDPTSNTWTQQVSPGGSKRVDPVVFVIDNKAYLACGSNNGINVDDCWMYDPSTGKWTEKRRMANISDEEYDDDYNIVRYQAVAFVVNNKAYVTTGINTTYLNTTWEYDASTDVWTQKTAFEGTAREGAIAFSVKGKGIVGLGRSTTLRFDDMRQFLPTEEANEDD; this is encoded by the coding sequence ATGAAATTTGGAATTTGGAAATGGAGTTTACTGATACTGATAAGTGCAGCAGCTATGAGTGCTTGCACGAAAGACACAAGTGAAGATGATGAGCTGGTGGGCAACTGGAAAAAGATTTCTGACTTTGAAGGGGTTGCCCGTGGGGAAGCCATTAGCACCGTGCTCAACGACAAAGTGTATGCCGGCCTTGGCTTTGACGGCACCAACAGGCTTACCGATTTTTGGGTGTATGATGCCGACCTCGATTTCTGGAAACGGAAAGCCGATTTCCCCGGTACACCCCGTAACAGTGCGGTATCATTTGCAGCTAACAACAAAGTATACGTAGGCCTCGGTTACGATGGCGTAAACAGATTGAAAGATTTTTGGGAATACAATCCTGATACCGACAGTTGGAAACAGGTGGCAGATTTTGGCGGCTCTGCCAGATACGGTGCCCGTGCATTCGCCATTGCCGATAAAGGCTATGTAGTGGCCGGCTTTGATGGCAACAACCTGAAAGATTTCTGGATGTATGACCCAACCAGCAATACCTGGACGCAGCAAGTAAGCCCCGGTGGTAGTAAGCGGGTAGATCCTGTTGTTTTCGTAATAGATAACAAAGCCTATCTGGCTTGTGGCAGCAACAACGGCATCAATGTAGATGATTGCTGGATGTATGATCCATCAACTGGCAAATGGACAGAAAAAAGACGCATGGCCAACATCAGTGATGAAGAATATGACGATGATTACAACATCGTTCGATATCAGGCGGTGGCATTCGTTGTCAACAATAAAGCATACGTTACTACGGGCATCAATACCACATACCTCAATACTACATGGGAGTATGATGCCAGCACAGATGTGTGGACACAAAAAACAGCTTTTGAGGGTACTGCAAGAGAAGGCGCTATTGCATTTTCAGTAAAAGGAAAAGGCATTGTAGGATTGGGCAGGAGCACCACATTGCGCTTCGACGATATGCGTCAGTTTTTACCCACTGAGGAAGCCAATGAAGACGACTAA
- a CDS encoding LytR/AlgR family response regulator transcription factor — MRLTQTFRNVHEAMAYLQSNKVDLVFLDVQMPGLSGITLANNLKGKTPVILLTAYDTYAVEAYGLDVLDYLLKPVAFDRFLQSCFKAYEWYNRSGQPVNATLANRTVMDAGMYGADSDPRFLFVHVDYNLVRIELNDILYIEAFKDYVKIFLESSARPVVTRMSMKVLEERLGHFHFVRIHKSYIVSLTKITALQKGLVSMGRQELPISEGFRDKLSESIKRMNVL, encoded by the coding sequence TTGCGACTTACACAAACATTTCGCAATGTGCACGAAGCCATGGCATACCTGCAATCCAACAAGGTTGATTTGGTATTTCTGGATGTGCAAATGCCCGGCCTCAGTGGTATTACACTGGCCAATAACCTGAAAGGAAAAACGCCCGTCATTCTATTGACTGCTTACGATACGTATGCCGTTGAAGCCTATGGTTTGGACGTGTTGGATTATCTGCTAAAGCCCGTTGCTTTCGATCGTTTTTTGCAAAGCTGTTTTAAAGCATATGAGTGGTATAACCGTTCAGGACAGCCAGTAAATGCTACGCTGGCAAACCGCACAGTAATGGATGCCGGCATGTATGGCGCCGACAGCGATCCGCGGTTTTTATTTGTGCATGTAGATTACAATTTGGTGCGCATTGAACTCAACGACATACTTTACATTGAAGCCTTTAAGGACTATGTAAAAATATTTTTGGAATCATCTGCCAGGCCGGTGGTAACCCGCATGAGCATGAAAGTATTGGAAGAGCGTTTGGGGCATTTTCATTTTGTACGCATTCACAAGTCTTACATTGTGTCGCTTACTAAAATTACGGCGCTGCAAAAAGGGCTGGTAAGTATGGGGCGGCAGGAGCTGCCCATTAGCGAAGGCTTTCGGGATAAGCTGTCTGAAAGCATCAAACGAATGAATGTATTGTAG
- a CDS encoding sensor histidine kinase, with the protein MHKVEWFQNKQKLIGIHVLGWLLWFSVPYFKMLEFSNRARPLPPELQKFAASLPRLQTIPFEKILLAEFVQNILLMGVFYGHLYMLKKQLWRKTSSVKYVIAVLSFVILFMMGNHVARVRISGPDIHPPFYWLYAFFSGCFMLLVSGTWHLLIDRLQRQQLEREKEKERLQTELSFLRSQISPHFLFNVLNSMVSMARFQSANLEPALLKLSGMMRYMLYETNAAKVSLQQEINYLQHYLDLQTMRFADDMQIQFTVGHIPADAQIEPMLLIPFVENACKHGRLSNDTSHVTVNVFCADGCLHLNVVNTIGDSNEIKAIGASGIGLANVQRRLDLLYQHQHTLTIIPSPTHFHIHLKVDLL; encoded by the coding sequence ATGCACAAAGTAGAGTGGTTCCAAAACAAACAAAAGCTAATCGGTATTCATGTACTAGGTTGGTTATTGTGGTTCTCGGTGCCCTACTTCAAAATGCTGGAGTTCTCAAACAGAGCAAGGCCATTGCCTCCGGAACTTCAAAAATTCGCAGCGAGTCTGCCTCGCTTACAAACCATTCCTTTTGAAAAAATATTGCTGGCAGAATTTGTACAAAACATATTGTTGATGGGTGTTTTTTACGGCCATTTGTACATGCTAAAAAAGCAGCTCTGGCGCAAAACATCAAGTGTCAAGTATGTCATTGCAGTGCTCTCTTTTGTTATATTGTTTATGATGGGCAATCATGTTGCCAGAGTTCGTATTTCGGGGCCCGATATACATCCGCCGTTTTATTGGCTCTATGCTTTTTTCAGTGGTTGCTTTATGCTTTTGGTAAGCGGAACATGGCACTTACTGATTGATAGATTGCAACGCCAGCAGTTGGAAAGAGAAAAGGAAAAAGAAAGACTGCAAACTGAGCTGAGTTTTTTGCGGTCACAAATCAGTCCACATTTTTTATTCAACGTGCTTAACAGTATGGTGTCCATGGCAAGGTTTCAATCTGCCAATCTGGAGCCAGCCTTGCTCAAGCTTTCGGGTATGATGCGGTACATGCTATATGAAACCAATGCCGCCAAAGTATCATTACAGCAAGAGATTAATTATTTGCAGCATTATCTCGATTTGCAAACCATGCGTTTTGCTGATGATATGCAGATACAATTTACTGTCGGCCATATTCCTGCTGATGCACAAATAGAGCCTATGTTACTTATTCCGTTTGTAGAAAATGCCTGCAAACATGGCCGGTTATCCAATGATACAAGTCATGTTACTGTAAATGTTTTTTGTGCTGACGGTTGTTTGCATTTAAATGTTGTTAATACCATTGGAGATAGCAATGAAATTAAAGCCATCGGCGCATCAGGCATTGGTTTGGCCAATGTGCAGCGCCGACTCGATTTGTTATATCAACATCAACATACGTTAACGATAATTCCTTCCCCTACTCATTTTCATATTCACCTCAAAGTTGACCTTTTATGA
- a CDS encoding trans-sulfuration enzyme family protein: MSDLDLSYILNQLGEQHEEYFNAVSPPIVQTSNFLFDTVDDLRQAFAAEYDAFLYSRGNNPTVEILKQKLAALDGAEDALVFNSGASAIFCSVLPFVKSGDHIVSVKAPYTWAQRLFEVILPRFGVTTTYIDGTAIEHWQAATQANTVLYYLESPNSWTYELQDLSAVAALAKQHNIVTVIDNSYCTPLYQQPIKHGIDLVLQSATKFIGGHSDVVAGVVSGSKAHMSKIFYSEYMTTGAGATPFHAWLLLRGLRTLPIRLERVTRTTHAMIAWLKLQPWVSNIIYPLDAQHPQYALAKSQMKDAGGLLTFALEVKTVQQMESFCNALKRFRMAVSWGGHESLIIPKCAGMPAEDFDASNATHRQVRVYFGLEDAEVLQHDLLQAGKQAGLNIH, translated from the coding sequence ATGTCTGACTTAGACCTTTCGTATATCCTCAATCAACTGGGCGAACAACATGAAGAATACTTCAATGCGGTATCGCCACCGATAGTGCAAACCAGCAACTTTTTATTTGATACTGTTGATGATTTGCGGCAGGCTTTTGCAGCGGAGTATGATGCGTTTTTGTACAGCCGTGGCAACAATCCTACAGTTGAAATTCTGAAACAAAAACTGGCAGCGCTGGACGGTGCCGAAGATGCACTGGTATTCAACAGCGGAGCATCGGCTATCTTTTGTTCGGTATTGCCATTTGTAAAAAGTGGCGATCATATCGTAAGTGTGAAAGCCCCTTACACATGGGCACAGCGGTTGTTTGAAGTAATACTGCCCCGCTTTGGAGTAACCACTACATACATAGATGGCACCGCCATCGAACATTGGCAGGCCGCCACGCAAGCCAACACCGTGTTGTATTACCTCGAAAGCCCCAATAGCTGGACCTACGAATTGCAAGATTTATCGGCCGTGGCAGCGCTAGCCAAACAGCACAACATTGTGACCGTTATTGACAATAGTTACTGTACGCCCTTGTATCAGCAGCCCATCAAACACGGCATTGATTTGGTGCTGCAGAGTGCTACTAAATTCATTGGTGGCCACAGCGATGTGGTAGCCGGTGTGGTAAGCGGTAGCAAAGCCCACATGTCGAAAATATTTTACAGCGAATACATGACAACAGGCGCCGGAGCCACGCCTTTTCATGCATGGTTGTTGCTCCGTGGTTTGCGTACGTTACCCATCCGTTTAGAACGTGTTACCCGCACCACTCATGCCATGATTGCCTGGTTGAAACTACAGCCCTGGGTGTCCAATATTATTTATCCGCTTGATGCGCAGCATCCGCAATACGCATTGGCCAAAAGCCAAATGAAAGATGCCGGAGGATTGCTCACGTTTGCACTCGAAGTAAAAACGGTGCAGCAAATGGAAAGCTTTTGCAATGCGTTGAAACGGTTTCGTATGGCGGTAAGCTGGGGCGGTCACGAGAGCCTCATCATTCCAAAATGTGCAGGCATGCCTGCAGAGGATTTTGATGCCAGCAATGCCACACACCGGCAGGTGCGGGTGTACTTTGGGCTGGAAGATGCGGAGGTGTTACAACATGATTTGTTGCAAGCAGGAAAGCAAGCCGGTCTTAACATTCATTAA
- a CDS encoding APC family permease, translated as MNNSNKLGLFDLTIIVVSLVIGMGIFKTPAGIAAKSGTETIFYSAWLIGGLIAMLGAFVFAEIGARLPVVGAYYKVFSYAYHPAVGFTVNTLILISNAASLAVVTLIGAEYCSHMLFDKQMGFAFNVTLSIVAVGIFFFVNLMGLKTSSRTQNILMIVKVGLILLLIAAMFTGQQVTPTDYSTDPIRTYTGDNGLLLLVISMVAVSFTYGGYQQTINFGGEVSKQGTLQKGIFIGIIIIILLYLTVNYAYVQVIGYDNMKNATSIGSLLFQALFGKVGGKVFDFAMFISVLAYVNILLMSNPRVMYAMSKDGVLPKIFSYQHSKTQALVPGLITFSVITVAVTFFGKGVDNILGFSIFLDSMGFITCALALLILRYRKVNDELVQPGFISKIIPTIAVVFMLAYGVVATAVVLDNWKAALTGVGLLLLFVAVYFVFIQKSKTDV; from the coding sequence ATGAACAATTCGAATAAGCTGGGTTTGTTTGACCTCACCATCATTGTGGTAAGTCTGGTGATAGGCATGGGCATTTTTAAAACACCAGCCGGCATTGCTGCCAAAAGTGGCACCGAAACTATTTTTTACAGTGCATGGCTTATTGGCGGTTTAATAGCAATGCTCGGCGCTTTTGTGTTTGCAGAAATTGGTGCACGATTGCCTGTGGTGGGAGCCTATTACAAAGTGTTTTCTTACGCATATCACCCTGCGGTTGGTTTTACTGTCAATACACTCATCCTCATCAGCAATGCTGCATCGCTGGCGGTGGTTACATTGATTGGGGCTGAGTACTGCAGTCACATGTTGTTTGATAAGCAAATGGGTTTCGCATTCAATGTCACTTTATCCATTGTAGCGGTTGGCATTTTCTTCTTTGTGAATTTGATGGGCTTGAAAACGAGTAGTCGTACCCAAAATATCCTCATGATTGTCAAGGTGGGACTCATCTTGCTGCTGATTGCCGCCATGTTTACCGGTCAGCAAGTAACGCCAACTGATTACAGCACCGACCCTATCCGCACCTACACCGGCGACAATGGTTTGCTGCTGTTGGTGATTAGCATGGTGGCGGTTTCTTTCACCTACGGTGGCTATCAGCAAACCATCAATTTTGGTGGCGAAGTGAGCAAGCAGGGCACCTTGCAAAAAGGTATTTTCATTGGTATCATCATCATCATTTTGCTGTACCTCACTGTGAATTATGCATATGTGCAAGTGATTGGCTACGACAACATGAAAAATGCCACATCAATTGGATCGTTGTTGTTTCAGGCTTTGTTTGGAAAAGTAGGCGGCAAGGTGTTCGACTTTGCTATGTTCATCAGCGTGTTGGCTTACGTCAATATTTTGCTGATGAGTAATCCACGGGTAATGTACGCCATGAGTAAGGATGGTGTACTGCCGAAAATATTCAGTTATCAGCACTCCAAAACCCAAGCGTTGGTGCCGGGTTTGATTACTTTTTCCGTGATTACTGTGGCCGTTACTTTTTTTGGCAAAGGAGTCGATAACATTTTGGGCTTCTCCATTTTTCTGGATAGCATGGGATTTATCACCTGTGCATTGGCATTGCTCATTTTGAGGTACCGAAAAGTAAATGATGAACTGGTGCAACCCGGCTTTATCAGCAAAATCATTCCGACTATCGCTGTTGTATTTATGCTCGCCTACGGAGTAGTTGCCACTGCTGTAGTGCTCGACAACTGGAAAGCTGCCCTCACAGGTGTTGGCCTGCTGCTGCTGTTTGTAGCGGTATATTTTGTGTTTATTCAAAAAAGTAAAACCGATGTCTGA
- a CDS encoding TonB-dependent receptor, translating to MPLKIGVCLIACFFFQTLKAQSIVSDTLTGTDSASITANPFGLQQRSLSTASIKRYQTNVLQLAAPGNLVTAFNTLPGIRMEERSPGSYRLNIRGSSLRSPFGVRNIKMYYNNLPLTDAGGNTYFNQMTSNSFGTATIVRGPASSMYGAGTGGLVLLESISNEQPLVQAEYSTGSYGLLNLMAAVNFGQKANRNRISYAHNESRGYRDQTAMRRDQLAWTSQLKASDKQTLTATLLYSNMYYQTPGGLTLAEYNSNATAARPAAGGFPSAQQVNAAIYQQNLLAGISSQLKLNGQWSNTTALYGSFATIKNSAIRNYENRSEPHMGARTVFAYEKKLDNSSIKWQSGAEFQAGFFNTQVSRNKLGQRDSLLTNDDQTFYTGFAFTQVEWVWKNGFYANAGASLNINKVKIARLSSLPIVTQERTYNNEVAPRLSAGYKWKNNWETQVTVSKGFSPPTVSELLPSTGRISTDLEAEAGYNVELSQTIRLFNTLSLTSTGFIFNLNNTLVQQRDLSGGDFYINAGSTRQAGVETVLDYVHGFMPKSMVQYLNVSVAHTYNAFTYNDYNKLGVNYNGKQLPGVPKNTIAMRALLQLKHGFYFNANYYHNSSIMLNDANTFRATAFQVLGAKAGYKGKLGKKQRWHVFAGADNLLDTKYSLGNDINAAANRFFNVAPGRLWYAGIGIE from the coding sequence ATGCCACTAAAAATAGGGGTTTGCCTTATTGCATGCTTTTTTTTCCAAACCCTTAAGGCGCAGTCCATCGTCAGCGATACCCTCACCGGCACAGATAGTGCCAGCATTACGGCCAATCCTTTCGGCTTGCAGCAGCGCAGTTTGAGCACTGCCAGCATCAAGCGATATCAAACCAATGTTTTGCAACTGGCAGCACCCGGCAATCTGGTCACTGCGTTTAATACTTTGCCAGGCATTCGCATGGAAGAACGGTCGCCCGGCAGCTATCGCCTCAACATTCGGGGTAGTTCATTGCGCAGTCCCTTTGGTGTTCGCAATATCAAAATGTATTACAACAACCTGCCGCTCACCGATGCCGGTGGCAATACCTATTTCAACCAAATGACCAGCAATAGTTTTGGCACCGCCACTATTGTGCGTGGCCCAGCCAGCAGCATGTATGGTGCCGGCACAGGTGGCCTGGTGTTATTGGAATCTATCAGCAACGAACAGCCATTGGTGCAGGCAGAATACAGTACGGGTTCGTATGGTTTACTCAACCTGATGGCAGCAGTCAACTTTGGACAAAAAGCCAACCGCAACCGCATCAGCTATGCCCACAATGAAAGCCGTGGCTACCGTGACCAAACGGCCATGCGCCGCGACCAACTGGCATGGACCAGCCAGCTGAAAGCCAGCGATAAACAAACGCTTACAGCAACCCTGTTGTACAGCAACATGTACTATCAAACACCGGGTGGGTTAACATTGGCGGAGTACAACAGCAATGCAACAGCTGCCCGTCCTGCTGCAGGTGGTTTTCCTTCTGCACAGCAGGTGAATGCTGCTATTTATCAACAGAATTTATTGGCCGGCATCAGCAGCCAACTCAAACTCAACGGGCAATGGAGCAACACCACTGCTTTGTACGGTTCATTTGCCACGATTAAAAACTCAGCCATCCGCAACTACGAAAACAGAAGCGAACCACACATGGGAGCCCGTACGGTTTTTGCGTATGAAAAAAAACTCGACAACTCCAGCATCAAGTGGCAAAGCGGCGCAGAATTTCAGGCCGGATTTTTTAATACACAGGTAAGCCGCAACAAGCTGGGACAAAGAGATTCTTTGCTGACGAATGACGATCAAACATTTTATACCGGCTTTGCATTTACGCAAGTAGAATGGGTATGGAAAAATGGCTTTTATGCCAATGCCGGCGCCAGTCTCAACATCAACAAAGTGAAGATTGCCCGTTTGTCTTCGCTGCCCATTGTAACACAGGAACGCACCTATAACAATGAAGTAGCGCCCCGCCTGAGTGCCGGTTACAAATGGAAAAACAATTGGGAAACACAGGTAACGGTGAGCAAAGGATTTTCGCCGCCTACGGTGAGTGAGTTGCTGCCCAGCACGGGCCGCATCAGCACCGATCTGGAAGCAGAAGCCGGCTACAATGTTGAACTGTCACAAACCATTCGTTTGTTCAACACCCTCAGCCTCACCAGTACCGGTTTTATTTTCAACCTCAATAATACACTGGTACAACAGCGAGACCTGAGTGGTGGCGATTTTTACATCAATGCCGGTAGCACCCGCCAGGCTGGTGTAGAAACGGTGCTAGACTACGTTCATGGATTTATGCCCAAAAGCATGGTGCAATACCTGAACGTTTCGGTTGCACATACTTACAACGCCTTTACGTACAACGACTATAACAAACTCGGTGTAAACTACAACGGCAAACAACTACCCGGAGTACCCAAAAACACGATAGCCATGCGGGCCTTGTTGCAACTGAAACACGGCTTCTACTTCAACGCCAACTATTACCACAACAGCAGCATCATGCTCAACGACGCCAATACCTTTAGGGCAACTGCCTTTCAGGTGCTGGGTGCCAAGGCCGGCTATAAAGGCAAACTGGGCAAAAAACAACGCTGGCATGTATTTGCCGGCGCCGACAATTTGCTGGATACCAAATACAGTCTTGGCAACGACATCAATGCCGCAGCCAACCGCTTTTTCAATGTAGCTCCGGGGCGCTTGTGGTATGCAGGCATCGGGATTGAATAA